AGAATTTTTGTTTTTACTTTAGGAGTATCTAATTTTAATAAGGAAGCGCGAATGGCTTCTGCAGAACCGTGAGTATCTGCTTTAATAATAATAGAAACTTCTTGAGCTTTGTCATCTGTACCAGACATCATAGCAAGCAACTCATCCATTGAGGAAGCACGCTGGCTTGAGAGATCTTTTTGGCGTTGTTTTTCAATACGGTAAGCAACAGCTTCTTTCGCAATCGCATCACTGACAACGCAGTTAAATTGATCTCCAGACGCAGGTACATCACTTAAACCGATAATTTCTACAGGTGTAGCAGGCTCTGCAACTGTAATTTTATTGCCACTTGCATCGTTCATTGCACGAACACGACCCATAGAAGTACCAACAACAATAAAGTCTTGTTGTTTTAAACTACCTTTTGTTACGATAACAGTAGCAACAGGGCCTCTTGCTTTGTCTAATTTAGCTTCAATTACAATACCTTCTGCAAGTGTATCTTTAGAAGCTTTTAGATCAAGAACTTCAGCTTGAAGTAAAATGGATTCAATTAAATCATTTAAACCTTGGTGTGTCTTAGCAGAAACTTGAACAAAAATGGATTCTCCACCCCATTCCTCAGGCATAACGCCTTGCTCAGATAATTCACGATTGATGCGGTCTAAATTAGCTCCCGGTTTGTCAATTTTGTTAATTGCAACAATGATAGGAACTCCAGCGGCTTTTGCGTGCGCAATCGCTTCCGAAGTTTGCGGCATAACACCGTCATCGGCAGCAACCACTAAAACAACAATATCTGTAACTTGAGCTCCACGAGCACGCATTGCCGTAAAGGCTTCGTGACCAGGAGTATCAAGGAACGTTAATTTTTGTCCTTTATAATCAATTTGATACGCACCAATATGTTGTGTAATTCCACCTGCTTCTTTTGCGGCTACATTCGCAGAACGAATGGCATCTAGAAGTGATGTTTTACCATGGTCAACGTGACCCATAATTGTGATAATTGGCGGTCTAGATACTGTGTTTGTATCATCATTTTTAACTGTTTTACGAGATAAAATGTCACCAATAGAAATACTTGAACTTTGAGTTTCAAAACCAAATTCTTGCGCTACAAATGTAGCTGTATCAAGATCAAGTTGTTGATTTATTGTTGCAGACATTCCAAGCTTCATTAAAACCTTAATTACAGCGCTTGCTTTTTGGCTAAGTTCACCAGCAAGATCGTTTACTGTAATAGATTCGTCAACTCTGACGATTTTTTTGGAAGCTTTAGTTGGATTTGCTGCTTCTGTCTTTTTAATTTCTTTTTTCTTAAATGATTGAGAGGTTTTTTTACGATTCGGAATCATTGTACGAACAACAACAGCCTGATCTTCGCCACCTTCAACTTCTGTATATATGTCTAAATCTTCTTCAGTTTCTTCGAGACGACGCGCATTTTTAGCTCGAATGCGACGAGCATCTTCTTCTTCGCTAATTCTACGTTTTTCTCTATCTTTATCTTTATCACGATCTTTAAGACGTGAAGGAACATCTTTTGTTGGAGTTGTTGGAGCAGCATCTGCGCCCATTACAAAAGGACGGCTACCTGGTGCAGCTGCTCCTCCTGGACGCGGAGAAAATCCGCCTCTATCACCACCAAAACCTTGTCCTGCTGGACGAGGAGCACCCGCTCCGCCAGCTCCAGCTCCTGTACGGAAAGAACCTTGACCAGAAGCATTATCACGAGCTCCGCCAAAACCTCCACCTTGCGGACGGCCTTGACCACCACCAGATGCACCCATACCAGGACGGCCACCTTGACCACCTCCAGTTGAGCTTCCTTGGTAACGGGAATCACGAGATCCGCCGCC
The genomic region above belongs to Silvanigrella paludirubra and contains:
- the infB gene encoding translation initiation factor IF-2, with translation MSRIRVLDLAKELGIETKAAIIKLQELGIQVKNHFNAISETEAAKLRAFHRSGKNPEKEAAQKAAASKLIIRRKVEVSSDSHEDVAPKSNDDMQLNEQTTKKTTIIKKASASSAKAHDDESSSTNSLKAKKEEPKHRIEEDSEEGASDSTHHQKVLKTPAGAGIQSTTQDSRETTAASAQAQEASAGRTNGVFSDTPKGSEVGASAMRSQESDEINNVQTTNSPSSSNSAQVVRPASTVGANAQNNKSTSPAPKMDGGAVIVRKAEPAPVPQPASKPQSYTTASFNAQNSYRRDDNNAPRSGAGGSGRDSGRSPQGQGFGGGSRDSRYQGSSTGGGQGGRPGMGASGGGQGRPQGGGFGGARDNASGQGSFRTGAGAGGAGAPRPAGQGFGGDRGGFSPRPGGAAAPGSRPFVMGADAAPTTPTKDVPSRLKDRDKDKDREKRRISEEEDARRIRAKNARRLEETEEDLDIYTEVEGGEDQAVVVRTMIPNRKKTSQSFKKKEIKKTEAANPTKASKKIVRVDESITVNDLAGELSQKASAVIKVLMKLGMSATINQQLDLDTATFVAQEFGFETQSSSISIGDILSRKTVKNDDTNTVSRPPIITIMGHVDHGKTSLLDAIRSANVAAKEAGGITQHIGAYQIDYKGQKLTFLDTPGHEAFTAMRARGAQVTDIVVLVVAADDGVMPQTSEAIAHAKAAGVPIIVAINKIDKPGANLDRINRELSEQGVMPEEWGGESIFVQVSAKTHQGLNDLIESILLQAEVLDLKASKDTLAEGIVIEAKLDKARGPVATVIVTKGSLKQQDFIVVGTSMGRVRAMNDASGNKITVAEPATPVEIIGLSDVPASGDQFNCVVSDAIAKEAVAYRIEKQRQKDLSSQRASSMDELLAMMSGTDDKAQEVSIIIKADTHGSAEAIRASLLKLDTPKVKTKILHAAVGGITETDVILAKASNALILGFNVRPDRVAAQVAEQGGIKIQCYSIIYELIEAVQAAMVGTLAPIKQDKVIGHAEVRNTFSVPKVGVIAGSMISDGKVVRNSHVRIVRDGVVIYTGRIGSLKRFKDDAKEVAQGFECGIGVENYNDIKVGDILEAFIVEEIAATLN